A genomic window from Luteolibacter sp. LG18 includes:
- a CDS encoding WXG100 family type VII secretion target, with amino-acid sequence MSQAIIDPEEVRRFAAELKRFNGDLRERSASLMARFTALGETWQDQEQEKFAGEFTQLMKTLKAFLELSDRHTPYLLRKAERIQQYLDQR; translated from the coding sequence ATGTCCCAAGCCATCATCGATCCCGAGGAGGTCCGTCGTTTCGCGGCGGAGCTGAAGCGTTTCAATGGAGATCTGCGCGAGCGCTCCGCCTCGCTGATGGCGCGCTTCACGGCGCTGGGTGAAACGTGGCAGGATCAGGAGCAGGAGAAGTTCGCGGGCGAGTTCACCCAGTTGATGAAGACCCTGAAGGCCTTTCTGGAGCTGTCGGACCGCCACACGCCGTATCTGCTGCGGAAGGCGGAGCGCATCCAGCAGTACCTCGACCAACGCTGA